One genomic segment of Photobacterium sp. DA100 includes these proteins:
- a CDS encoding head completion/stabilization protein: MSFGGKSNTDVNTNIPGNGWPDLSTEEFRRVRRIPTVFDNDSMEMAIRIASKAVKKQLVSLLNAEGQPPKLDDDDTAIYKRAVYGRAHGDLLPEFATQDRRKEANNLATDSQEQQDDFIAQSNRDTRLLLGLGRASVGVI, from the coding sequence ATGAGCTTTGGCGGTAAATCAAACACGGATGTGAATACCAACATTCCCGGCAATGGATGGCCGGATTTATCGACCGAAGAGTTTCGCAGGGTTCGCCGTATCCCGACCGTATTTGATAACGACAGCATGGAAATGGCGATTCGTATTGCCTCGAAAGCGGTGAAAAAACAGTTGGTGTCGTTACTGAATGCCGAAGGCCAGCCGCCTAAACTTGATGACGATGACACCGCAATTTATAAGCGTGCGGTTTATGGCCGTGCCCATGGCGATTTGCTGCCAGAGTTTGCCACTCAAGACCGCCGCAAAGAAGCCAATAACTTAGCCACCGATAGCCAAGAACAGCAGGATGATTTCATTGCCCAGAGCAATCGAGATACCCGGTTGCTGCTTGGATTGGGTCGTGCATCGGTAGGGGTGATTTGA
- a CDS encoding phage tail protein, which translates to MMVEVYTKTKLQHLTEYMLAHMKSDVLENKIDAWQESATIQVDGEDRGNGGYVAAQWRYTAVISIEEFPHHKCDPRNIFALVSCWLSDCDSERYEYELGDPQVSVDVLSQEVADVAIEIEMMEPIELIPDLDGSITWRGQSYRVQTVPINYAEEAEVGNDSDDSAKRT; encoded by the coding sequence TTGATGGTAGAGGTTTATACCAAAACCAAATTACAGCACCTCACTGAGTACATGCTTGCCCATATGAAAAGCGATGTGCTGGAAAACAAGATTGATGCCTGGCAGGAGTCGGCAACGATTCAGGTGGACGGGGAAGATAGGGGGAACGGCGGGTATGTAGCCGCTCAGTGGCGTTACACCGCAGTGATTTCTATTGAAGAGTTTCCCCATCACAAATGTGACCCAAGGAACATCTTTGCGTTGGTGTCTTGTTGGTTATCTGACTGTGATAGCGAGCGTTATGAATATGAACTTGGTGATCCGCAAGTCAGCGTAGATGTGCTTTCACAGGAAGTGGCGGATGTAGCCATCGAAATCGAAATGATGGAGCCCATTGAGTTGATTCCAGACCTAGACGGTTCAATCACATGGCGTGGGCAGAGCTACCGGGTTCAGACCGTGCCTATTAACTATGCAGAAGAAGCCGAGGTGGGGAATGACTCCGACGATTCAGCTAAACGAACGTGA
- a CDS encoding virion morphogenesis protein, producing the protein MTPTIQLNERDRLNFEEKLALLAMPPKKRFWILKTLGRWERANARRRISQQRDIKGRALKPRQNRKKGKILRRMGKGLEPYVKNANRLELTWKNKLTGRIAARHHAGQTQKVTAAQMRKRWGMPNYKAPCTKGQARKLRELGYTVPRKSGKGRKKPSLRYIMQSVSHGQAGLLIREMTNQPSKQSWSIPLAERQILGSREKDVNRQLIKIMEQARRRN; encoded by the coding sequence ATGACTCCGACGATTCAGCTAAACGAACGTGACCGGCTGAATTTTGAAGAGAAGTTGGCACTGCTGGCAATGCCACCCAAAAAGCGGTTTTGGATACTGAAAACACTTGGGAGATGGGAAAGAGCAAATGCTAGGCGAAGGATAAGCCAGCAGCGAGATATTAAAGGCAGGGCATTAAAGCCGAGACAAAACCGAAAGAAAGGCAAGATTTTACGGCGAATGGGTAAGGGCTTGGAGCCTTATGTGAAGAACGCCAACCGCCTAGAACTGACTTGGAAGAACAAGCTAACAGGCCGAATTGCTGCCCGGCATCACGCAGGGCAGACACAAAAGGTAACGGCCGCCCAAATGCGAAAACGCTGGGGAATGCCTAACTACAAGGCTCCATGCACGAAGGGCCAAGCTAGGAAGCTACGGGAGCTAGGTTACACGGTACCAAGGAAAAGCGGCAAAGGCCGCAAGAAACCTTCTCTACGGTACATCATGCAAAGTGTTAGCCATGGTCAGGCAGGGTTGCTCATCAGGGAAATGACGAACCAGCCAAGTAAGCAGTCATGGAGCATCCCACTGGCTGAGCGCCAAATACTGGGAAGCCGAGAAAAGGATGTGAATCGCCAGCTTATCAAAATCATGGAGCAGGCACGCAGAAGGAACTGA
- a CDS encoding DUF2586 domain-containing protein, translating into MGIGKVEVNNLNLGQGTPPEIERHLLYIGTTSKPELQGKVTRINAMTNLDDVVADDAFGDNVRAAQLNGKQNWTAAIYGLPADEDAETWVEAIDNANLTDSFEGIAIVDPVTDKTDFDAMQSKAEELTSKLGRWVFILAACKGIDKQAQTWSDYETAMLALVKDVAARWVVPVPLINGNNVGVLGGRLCDRSVTVADSPMRVTTGSVLSLGEMPVDSAGKVLEMSTIATLAEARYSVPQWYADYEGIYWSDAMTLETKTGDYQYLEYVRPVHKANRRIRFKAIGRIADRILNSTPPSIELNRSYFRSVLFDMAFTTEIGGITFPGEIMTPRDEDVMITWETKTKVIISIMIRPHNCPKHIVVNIALDLSNGAGS; encoded by the coding sequence ATGGGAATCGGTAAGGTAGAGGTAAACAACCTCAATTTAGGCCAAGGAACACCGCCAGAGATTGAACGGCATCTGCTGTATATCGGCACTACCAGTAAGCCTGAACTTCAAGGCAAAGTGACTCGCATTAACGCTATGACCAATTTGGATGATGTGGTGGCTGATGATGCGTTTGGTGACAATGTTCGTGCAGCACAGCTTAACGGGAAACAGAACTGGACTGCTGCAATCTATGGATTGCCTGCAGATGAAGATGCTGAGACATGGGTTGAAGCGATTGATAACGCCAACTTAACGGACAGTTTTGAAGGTATCGCGATTGTTGATCCGGTAACGGACAAAACTGATTTTGATGCGATGCAGTCCAAGGCTGAAGAGTTAACCAGCAAGCTAGGCCGCTGGGTGTTCATACTTGCTGCATGCAAGGGCATTGATAAACAAGCCCAGACCTGGTCGGACTATGAAACCGCTATGTTGGCTTTGGTGAAAGATGTGGCTGCCCGTTGGGTAGTGCCGGTTCCTTTGATCAATGGTAATAACGTCGGGGTACTGGGTGGCCGGCTGTGCGATCGCTCTGTCACAGTTGCTGATTCACCAATGCGTGTAACGACGGGTTCAGTGCTTAGCCTAGGTGAGATGCCAGTTGATAGCGCTGGCAAGGTGTTAGAAATGTCTACTATCGCCACGTTAGCTGAAGCCCGTTATTCGGTACCGCAATGGTATGCCGATTACGAAGGTATCTATTGGTCTGATGCTATGACGCTGGAAACCAAGACCGGTGATTACCAATACCTGGAGTACGTTCGCCCAGTTCATAAGGCCAACCGTCGTATTCGCTTCAAAGCCATTGGCCGTATTGCAGACCGCATCCTTAACTCAACGCCGCCAAGCATTGAGCTTAACCGTAGCTATTTTCGCAGTGTGTTGTTTGACATGGCCTTCACGACTGAAATCGGCGGTATTACCTTCCCAGGTGAAATCATGACGCCACGTGATGAGGACGTGATGATTACTTGGGAGACCAAAACCAAAGTCATTATCAGCATCATGATCCGTCCGCATAACTGCCCGAAACACATCGTGGTGAATATTGCACTTGATTTGAGTAATGGAGCAGGGAGCTAA
- a CDS encoding phage protein: MSMRLSGKNMHFTLGDIKLKAQKVTLSITDNSAVNKTSGVPDGYVDGDVEASGELELTTAQFNLLGKAAKNAGAWRALPAFDAMFYGKIDKDELKVEAFGCRIKLSDLLDIDGTGGSALVHKVPFEVSSHKFVRINGTPYLRDDETEGLVQ, from the coding sequence ATGTCGATGCGTTTATCTGGCAAGAACATGCATTTCACCTTGGGCGATATCAAGCTCAAGGCCCAGAAAGTGACCCTTTCTATTACTGATAACTCTGCAGTGAACAAAACCAGCGGTGTACCAGATGGTTATGTCGATGGCGATGTGGAGGCTTCTGGTGAACTTGAGTTGACCACGGCGCAATTTAACTTGCTCGGTAAAGCTGCCAAGAACGCCGGCGCATGGCGGGCGCTTCCGGCTTTTGATGCCATGTTCTACGGCAAGATTGATAAGGATGAGCTCAAGGTCGAAGCCTTTGGATGCCGTATTAAGCTTTCTGACCTACTTGATATCGATGGTACAGGCGGGAGTGCCTTAGTTCACAAGGTGCCATTTGAAGTATCGAGCCATAAGTTTGTTCGCATCAATGGAACGCCATATTTGCGTGATGATGAAACCGAAGGCTTGGTTCAGTAA
- a CDS encoding TraR/DksA C4-type zinc finger protein → MTDVIDQGCRFEAQFTEMAIAKQRARYHPVEQRESAHECGECGEPIPEKRREKVPGCKYCTSCQELADKGRL, encoded by the coding sequence ATGACTGATGTTATCGACCAAGGCTGCCGTTTCGAAGCCCAATTCACTGAAATGGCGATTGCCAAGCAACGGGCAAGGTATCACCCGGTTGAACAACGGGAAAGCGCACATGAATGCGGCGAATGTGGCGAGCCGATTCCCGAAAAACGCCGCGAGAAAGTACCGGGGTGCAAGTACTGCACTTCATGCCAGGAACTAGCAGACAAGGGACGTCTATGA
- a CDS encoding putative phage tail assembly chaperone, which translates to MNDQLITLVIAGKELVFKPSEVEYNDYMNELMPDNKVAPAHNFLFNTVDDGSKETLREITNANPSAAVQITAAVMAEYAPQLEISVKK; encoded by the coding sequence ATGAATGATCAACTGATTACGCTAGTCATTGCAGGCAAGGAGCTAGTATTCAAGCCATCGGAAGTGGAATACAACGATTACATGAATGAGCTAATGCCAGATAACAAGGTGGCTCCTGCTCATAACTTCTTGTTCAACACGGTTGATGATGGCTCCAAAGAGACACTGCGTGAAATTACCAATGCCAACCCAAGTGCGGCAGTGCAAATCACCGCTGCAGTAATGGCTGAGTATGCGCCGCAGTTGGAAATTTCGGTAAAAAAATAG
- a CDS encoding phage tail tape measure protein — translation MSLPQALMFQVGLIDKISKPLGNIQRQFNDMGQSYRDGTHTMVAGAAGVAGAGLALQAALMPAIEMDRVLGEVKSLGVADEQLQQLSDTALNFAVDYGKSATEFVAASYDIQSAISGLAGNELAEFTKASGVLAAATKADTGTITNYVGTMYGIFQNTANQMGKADWVNMLGGQTAKAVQMFKTTGDQMSAAFTSVGASATSVGVGMTEQMAILGTLQATMSGSEAGTKYRSFLAGAAKAEDALNMSFTDSQGQLLPIVDILNQIKGRYGETLSVAEGAELSKAFGTKDAVAMIQLLMQNTEGLASSINDLGDVKGLDVAEQMAGAMTDQWERFEQLIFAIRASFGQALLPVILPVVQAIADGGKEVLLWTKLFPNLTKYIGLAGVTVLSLVAAGGLFTMMVGIGKQAMVAFTLTMKIWAGMNLVITKGLAALRAAMLAANIVMAANPIILVVGAVVAAIAAVGTLIYYWDDLKASFGDTIWFQVLESAITLLTAPFQALFQFLKGGWQWVMSGFTDTSGFDGLFALADSLRNIFGSVFSWITEQLGGLWDTAKKVMDWIPGFGGDDTEVKSQAVQQATPRAAIQPGGAAKNIASYTSSSTSYGPISIHAQQMNNPQDFATEMEFIAG, via the coding sequence ATGAGCTTACCGCAAGCATTGATGTTTCAGGTTGGGCTGATTGACAAAATCAGCAAGCCATTGGGAAACATTCAACGTCAATTCAATGATATGGGCCAGAGCTACCGCGATGGCACCCATACCATGGTCGCAGGGGCGGCAGGCGTGGCCGGGGCAGGATTAGCCTTGCAGGCCGCCTTGATGCCGGCCATTGAAATGGACCGTGTGTTGGGTGAGGTGAAATCACTTGGAGTAGCTGACGAGCAGCTACAGCAGTTAAGTGATACCGCCCTGAACTTTGCAGTGGACTATGGCAAGTCAGCGACGGAGTTCGTGGCAGCTTCTTATGATATTCAGTCTGCAATATCTGGCCTTGCGGGTAATGAGTTAGCTGAATTTACCAAGGCATCGGGTGTGCTGGCCGCAGCGACCAAGGCAGATACCGGCACGATTACCAACTATGTCGGCACCATGTACGGCATCTTCCAAAATACCGCGAACCAAATGGGTAAGGCTGATTGGGTGAATATGCTTGGCGGCCAAACAGCAAAAGCCGTTCAGATGTTCAAAACAACGGGTGATCAGATGTCGGCGGCATTCACCTCTGTTGGAGCATCAGCAACCTCGGTTGGCGTGGGTATGACAGAGCAGATGGCGATTCTGGGCACCTTGCAGGCCACTATGTCAGGCAGCGAGGCGGGTACTAAATACCGTTCTTTCCTTGCTGGCGCAGCAAAAGCTGAAGATGCACTGAATATGTCGTTTACTGATTCTCAAGGCCAGTTACTTCCTATTGTGGATATCCTCAACCAAATCAAAGGCCGCTATGGAGAAACGCTCTCTGTTGCTGAAGGCGCTGAGTTAAGTAAGGCATTCGGAACGAAAGATGCGGTAGCCATGATCCAGCTGTTAATGCAAAACACGGAAGGGTTGGCATCCTCCATAAATGACCTTGGTGATGTTAAAGGGCTAGATGTTGCTGAGCAGATGGCCGGAGCTATGACCGACCAATGGGAGCGCTTCGAGCAACTTATCTTCGCGATTCGTGCCTCGTTCGGTCAGGCATTGCTACCAGTGATTCTGCCCGTAGTTCAGGCCATCGCTGATGGTGGTAAAGAGGTTTTGCTCTGGACGAAGCTATTCCCGAACCTGACCAAGTACATCGGCTTGGCTGGCGTTACCGTCCTGAGCTTAGTGGCCGCCGGAGGCTTGTTCACCATGATGGTCGGTATTGGTAAGCAGGCTATGGTGGCTTTCACTCTAACCATGAAAATTTGGGCTGGGATGAACCTGGTGATCACCAAAGGGTTGGCAGCATTAAGGGCGGCAATGTTGGCGGCCAATATTGTGATGGCAGCGAACCCAATCATTTTGGTAGTAGGTGCTGTTGTAGCAGCCATCGCCGCTGTGGGAACCCTGATTTACTACTGGGATGATCTCAAGGCTAGCTTTGGTGACACCATTTGGTTCCAAGTGCTCGAGTCTGCAATCACCCTTCTTACCGCACCTTTCCAAGCATTGTTCCAGTTCCTGAAAGGTGGGTGGCAATGGGTAATGAGTGGTTTCACCGACACCAGTGGCTTTGATGGTTTGTTCGCCTTAGCTGATAGCTTGCGAAATATTTTCGGTTCGGTGTTCAGCTGGATAACCGAGCAACTGGGAGGTCTGTGGGATACGGCGAAGAAAGTCATGGATTGGATACCAGGCTTTGGTGGCGATGACACAGAAGTAAAATCACAAGCTGTTCAGCAGGCCACGCCAAGAGCAGCCATTCAACCAGGCGGTGCAGCCAAGAACATAGCTTCGTATACAAGTAGCAGCACGAGTTATGGCCCAATCAGTATTCACGCCCAGCAGATGAACAACCCGCAAGACTTCGCCACAGAAATGGAGTTTATCGCCGGATGA
- a CDS encoding DUF2590 family protein → MIYQDLLIENGDVVLDAGRNPVLIQDRAVIAQDIKHAILESNLAVELIAERSSSKKADIRTQLELLVEEDVRLVPGTVRLEEPKEGLIFVFATTTDFGDVTLDITTSETTNV, encoded by the coding sequence ATGATTTATCAAGATCTACTAATCGAAAATGGAGACGTGGTGCTGGATGCAGGCCGTAACCCTGTGTTGATTCAAGACCGTGCCGTTATCGCTCAAGACATCAAGCACGCGATTTTGGAAAGCAATTTGGCCGTTGAGCTGATTGCTGAGCGGAGCTCATCTAAAAAAGCAGATATTCGAACCCAGCTTGAGCTGTTGGTAGAAGAAGACGTTCGATTGGTGCCAGGTACCGTGCGACTAGAAGAACCTAAGGAAGGCCTCATTTTTGTTTTCGCCACGACTACAGACTTTGGTGACGTAACTTTGGATATCACAACTTCGGAGACAACCAATGTCTGA
- a CDS encoding baseplate J/gp47 family protein: protein MSDIPKPDYAELVKQSGIPTDEASWKKMLKEEMEKEECIISNDSPFSPFWRLIESAVVKVTLWLINTLLVGYVLPNMFVATAADQWLDLLAWQCKLTRKGATKAKGLIAFQRAAAKGPTLVIPKDTWIQTEPINGNIYRVRVLADTTLPENETMIIAEVEAENEGAAYNLGEGYYHILPTAIPGIAAATNPAEWLTEAGADKESNDELRLRIRNQWSAVAKWHIDAAYRSLLTSRAGINDDNVYFEHNAPRGPGTANSYILLDTGEPSPEMLADLNAHIREQGQHGHGDDLQVMAMPETQVKIVCRVWPIRSLTMDERTQLKAAVEKFIGAAFRENTDYSPTVTNPVLRFSFSKLGQELHGQFSEIESLEFDNADIINNLTVPRIQTLEVSIENT from the coding sequence ATGTCTGATATTCCCAAGCCAGATTACGCCGAACTTGTGAAGCAATCCGGTATTCCTACTGATGAAGCGAGTTGGAAAAAAATGCTGAAAGAAGAGATGGAAAAGGAAGAGTGCATCATCTCTAATGATTCGCCTTTCTCTCCGTTCTGGCGCTTGATTGAATCTGCTGTTGTGAAAGTCACCTTGTGGCTCATCAATACGCTATTGGTGGGTTATGTTTTGCCAAATATGTTTGTCGCGACTGCAGCAGACCAATGGTTAGATTTACTTGCTTGGCAGTGCAAACTGACTCGCAAAGGGGCAACCAAAGCTAAAGGTTTGATCGCCTTTCAGCGTGCTGCCGCAAAAGGCCCAACGTTAGTCATTCCAAAAGATACTTGGATTCAGACCGAACCTATTAACGGCAATATTTACCGCGTTCGTGTGCTTGCTGATACCACGCTGCCAGAAAACGAAACAATGATCATAGCTGAAGTGGAAGCTGAAAATGAAGGCGCGGCCTACAACCTTGGTGAAGGTTACTACCACATTCTACCAACTGCGATACCAGGTATTGCAGCTGCAACAAACCCAGCTGAATGGCTAACCGAGGCGGGTGCAGACAAAGAAAGCAATGATGAACTTCGATTGCGTATTCGCAACCAGTGGAGCGCGGTGGCGAAATGGCACATTGATGCAGCTTACCGTTCATTGCTAACGAGTCGCGCAGGTATTAACGACGATAACGTGTATTTCGAGCATAACGCACCACGTGGCCCAGGTACCGCCAATTCCTACATTTTGCTTGATACGGGTGAACCATCACCAGAAATGCTTGCTGATTTAAATGCTCATATTCGTGAGCAAGGGCAACACGGTCATGGTGATGATCTGCAGGTGATGGCGATGCCAGAAACGCAGGTCAAAATTGTTTGCCGAGTGTGGCCGATTCGCTCACTCACAATGGATGAGCGCACCCAGTTAAAAGCTGCCGTTGAAAAGTTCATCGGGGCGGCCTTCCGCGAGAACACCGATTATTCGCCAACCGTGACCAATCCGGTATTGCGCTTTAGTTTCTCCAAATTAGGGCAAGAGCTACACGGCCAATTCTCTGAGATTGAATCACTCGAGTTCGACAATGCCGATATCATCAACAATCTGACGGTACCACGCATTCAGACGTTGGAGGTATCCATTGAAAATACCTGA
- a CDS encoding phage tail protein, which translates to MKIPEINLRYWMGRGELAKLARALRNYWEHVKAAFEMPLQQHDPLTAPIALVNILAWQRDVERLGQEPEELFRIRVAHAYGFARDAGSVSGWEDMFAKLGYPHIAQDERLVNVDWDVISLKIRDGDLTNVPKLLDTVVRQYGRTCRRYQYTSYVEMPLAARSKNVEAQYSTSHVKTRINVAGLPNVLNVDCEYYQATVKG; encoded by the coding sequence TTGAAAATACCTGAGATAAACCTTCGCTACTGGATGGGGAGAGGTGAACTGGCGAAACTCGCTAGAGCCCTTCGCAATTACTGGGAGCATGTGAAAGCCGCATTTGAAATGCCACTGCAGCAACACGACCCACTAACCGCACCGATTGCGCTGGTCAACATCCTTGCATGGCAAAGGGATGTAGAACGACTTGGTCAAGAGCCAGAAGAACTGTTTCGCATTCGTGTGGCTCATGCCTATGGTTTTGCCCGTGATGCAGGTTCGGTATCCGGCTGGGAAGACATGTTTGCAAAGCTTGGTTATCCGCACATTGCTCAAGATGAAAGGTTAGTGAACGTCGATTGGGATGTGATCAGCCTGAAGATTCGAGACGGTGATTTAACCAATGTCCCGAAGTTATTAGACACAGTAGTGCGTCAATACGGGCGCACCTGTCGCCGTTATCAATACACTAGTTATGTCGAAATGCCGTTGGCCGCGCGAAGCAAGAACGTCGAAGCACAATATTCAACGTCACACGTTAAAACACGGATAAACGTTGCTGGGTTGCCGAACGTGCTCAATGTCGATTGTGAATATTACCAAGCCACAGTGAAAGGTTAA
- a CDS encoding phage tail protein: protein MANTTDKSILTAAGKALLAQLNAEEKPLIIDKMIFANVPNRQEYPQPDDVVPTDNVVHQEAVEQRGRLSADSVIYSTTLTSDVGPFDFNWTGAYCSEYGVLVTIDHHALTPKTADEPGVAGNTLVRSVVLEYKDIAEITNITVDASTWQYNANERMKKMDTDVAQAIIDQNGKDWFIEDGFLVTPQASAFNIKAGAGYVSGNRVTLEFDRNVQAPNKPSFIYVDAHREGTPTGEQVTLFDFVVTTEEKDDYTDANGVKHFVCKIAQVLADGSVSDLRPEGESASRKYVNDGDLSTARELAIESSIIDYKDSLNITPISGEVMKFPGSALLRVPSFLLDGTSLPEEAILDSKPDISGFATVNGGLSVKFEPISTVFISSVQDVSIELNPAAKKAFIAGQQVHASRYYAGGDLVYELIYDVVPDDPGAQGLFNHTLSNGLYLKLKNPQLISQAGARKNQDVTNILNQCISYMSPYKREIALGSDYFIAGTLYPDKNTSIDGRGAVLTNNTQLLFDIASGKDDVTLRDFTLDGQGKDISRIINIQRNVKRPKLLNLLFKNVSSSTFLRCVDFSDDGVEGFEFNGLGCVNITAAGNDIVGDIDGMCRLIQMNNYQTTATTNPSSGKIRNTSGRKLGTREDGDLIHLQSDSDREFSIEVENTFGAEIAKRLIKIQANGIKVKGSYADARDNTEDMWSIVSAYGKNCTVLDTFGIGRVFGAVDTEGDNNKVRNSELIQYVKAANSFVVLVAKGANVVVSASNGVGVDDIVRARTDKGSISRLKVSDVSGVAERTLVSASVNSDNNFDIDDLDIGDVYGRCAGTTHAPIDIFKDPDATGLLKNVSLGDVNLKTDGYFICANIRDVDDLDVSDMKASGHTSTALQLARCTEVDLNNISGAKTTVKMIDCVDTISTNIKRGSEKGIHYIGGDDHIADGVYVRKGANPVYQDEANLPTNVQVGSAMIMNS from the coding sequence ATGGCAAATACCACTGACAAGTCAATTTTAACCGCCGCAGGTAAAGCGCTGTTGGCACAGCTCAATGCAGAAGAGAAGCCACTAATCATCGACAAGATGATTTTCGCTAACGTGCCAAACCGCCAAGAGTATCCACAACCTGATGATGTGGTACCAACTGATAACGTTGTTCACCAAGAAGCTGTAGAGCAGCGTGGCCGACTCTCTGCGGACTCGGTAATTTACAGCACTACACTAACCAGTGACGTTGGCCCTTTCGATTTCAACTGGACAGGCGCGTACTGCTCTGAATATGGCGTATTGGTAACAATCGACCACCATGCACTAACACCAAAGACCGCCGATGAACCAGGTGTTGCAGGTAACACTTTAGTGCGTTCCGTTGTACTGGAATACAAGGACATTGCGGAAATCACCAATATCACGGTGGATGCTTCAACTTGGCAGTACAACGCCAATGAGCGTATGAAGAAAATGGACACCGATGTTGCTCAAGCCATCATCGACCAGAACGGAAAAGATTGGTTTATCGAAGACGGTTTCTTGGTAACGCCTCAAGCGAGCGCATTCAACATTAAAGCGGGTGCCGGCTATGTGTCGGGCAATCGTGTCACGCTCGAATTTGATCGCAATGTCCAAGCCCCTAACAAGCCATCATTCATCTACGTAGACGCACACCGCGAAGGAACGCCAACAGGAGAGCAAGTCACCCTGTTTGATTTCGTGGTCACAACAGAAGAGAAAGACGACTACACCGATGCAAATGGCGTGAAGCACTTTGTGTGCAAGATTGCTCAGGTGTTGGCTGATGGTTCAGTGAGTGATTTGCGCCCAGAGGGGGAGAGTGCTAGTCGAAAGTATGTAAACGATGGGGATTTATCAACGGCAAGAGAATTGGCCATAGAGAGTAGTATTATAGACTACAAAGATTCGCTAAATATAACGCCTATTTCTGGGGAAGTAATGAAATTCCCAGGTTCGGCATTATTGCGAGTTCCTAGTTTTTTGTTAGATGGGACATCATTACCCGAAGAGGCGATCTTAGATTCAAAACCCGATATAAGTGGGTTTGCTACAGTTAACGGTGGCTTAAGTGTAAAATTTGAGCCAATCTCAACTGTATTTATTTCTTCTGTGCAGGATGTTTCTATTGAGCTAAACCCAGCCGCGAAAAAGGCGTTTATAGCAGGCCAGCAAGTTCATGCATCGAGATATTATGCGGGTGGTGATTTGGTCTATGAATTGATTTATGATGTTGTGCCGGACGATCCTGGTGCGCAAGGACTCTTTAATCACACGCTGAGCAACGGACTATATCTGAAGTTAAAGAATCCTCAGTTGATTTCACAGGCAGGGGCAAGAAAAAATCAGGATGTAACAAATATTTTAAACCAATGTATTAGCTATATGTCTCCGTACAAACGAGAGATTGCGCTGGGTAGTGATTACTTTATTGCTGGGACTCTTTATCCTGACAAAAATACGTCGATAGATGGCCGTGGTGCGGTTCTTACCAACAACACTCAATTGTTGTTTGATATTGCATCGGGAAAAGATGATGTCACATTGAGGGATTTTACCTTGGATGGTCAAGGTAAAGATATTTCTCGTATCATTAATATTCAGCGAAATGTAAAAAGGCCAAAGTTACTAAATTTATTGTTTAAAAATGTTTCATCGTCAACTTTTTTACGTTGCGTGGACTTTAGCGATGATGGTGTGGAAGGTTTTGAATTCAATGGGCTAGGGTGCGTCAATATCACTGCCGCAGGGAATGATATTGTCGGTGACATTGATGGTATGTGTCGGCTGATACAGATGAATAATTACCAAACAACAGCTACTACAAACCCGAGTTCAGGTAAGATAAGAAATACTTCCGGTAGAAAGCTAGGGACTAGAGAAGATGGTGATTTAATTCATTTGCAGTCTGATTCAGATCGAGAGTTTTCTATTGAAGTTGAAAATACCTTTGGAGCTGAAATAGCAAAGCGATTAATTAAGATTCAGGCTAATGGTATTAAAGTTAAGGGCTCTTATGCCGATGCTCGAGATAACACTGAGGACATGTGGAGTATCGTTTCCGCATACGGTAAAAACTGCACGGTGTTAGATACGTTTGGGATAGGTCGTGTATTTGGTGCTGTAGATACTGAAGGCGACAATAACAAAGTTCGTAATTCAGAGTTAATTCAGTATGTGAAAGCTGCTAATTCGTTTGTTGTCCTCGTAGCAAAAGGGGCAAACGTTGTTGTGTCTGCATCTAATGGTGTGGGTGTTGATGATATCGTCAGGGCTCGAACCGATAAAGGTAGTATTTCTCGGTTGAAAGTATCTGATGTGTCAGGTGTCGCAGAGCGAACACTAGTCTCAGCTTCAGTTAATTCAGATAATAATTTTGATATCGACGATTTGGATATTGGTGATGTATATGGCCGTTGCGCGGGAACTACTCATGCACCAATCGACATTTTTAAAGACCCAGATGCAACAGGGCTGCTTAAAAATGTCTCTCTGGGCGACGTAAACCTAAAAACAGATGGTTACTTTATTTGTGCAAATATCCGCGATGTTGATGATCTGGATGTGTCAGATATGAAAGCAAGCGGGCACACTTCAACAGCGTTGCAGTTGGCAAGATGTACGGAAGTAGATTTGAATAATATCTCAGGGGCGAAAACAACCGTCAAGATGATTGACTGTGTGGATACCATTAGTACCAATATTAAGCGTGGTTCAGAGAAAGGCATTCATTATATTGGTGGTGATGACCATATTGCAGATGGTGTGTATGTTCGCAAAGGTGCAAACCCTGTTTACCAGGATGAAGCTAACTTACCGACAAATGTTCAAGTCGGTTCTGCGATGATTATGAATTCGTAA